One window of the Candoia aspera isolate rCanAsp1 chromosome 16, rCanAsp1.hap2, whole genome shotgun sequence genome contains the following:
- the LOC134506225 gene encoding kelch-like protein 20, which produces MTELGGYLYCAGGFDGLVCLNTVERYDPVLDRWQKMAPMNCHRRGLGLAALGGFLYAVGGSDGYSSLRSVERYNPIEDRWTPCPPLRSCRENLGCVASQGKIYAVGGQDDVTELCTAERFDPLTNRWIPIMPMKSKRSKVNLAAVGGYLLAIGGYDGIVHVSTVEAFDLDINSWRCFGSMKCRHPGGGVTVIQMTPEDKEFFESHWSR; this is translated from the exons ATGACTGAACTCGGCGGTTACTTATATTGTGCTGGTGGCTTTGATGGGCTGGTGTGTCTCAACACTGTGGAAAG GTACGACCCTGTGCTGGACAGATGGCAAAAGATGGCACCTATGAACTGCCATCGAAGAGGCCTAGGCTTGGCAGCGCTGGGTGGATTCTTGTATGCCGTTGGGGGCTCCGATGGCTATTCTTCCTTACGCTCAG TCGAGCGCTACAATCCCATAGAAGACCGGTGGACTCCCTGCCCTCCACTCCGGAGCTGTCGTGAAAACCTGGGTTGTGTTGCGTCACAAGGCAAGATCTATGCTGTTGGTGGGCAGGATGACGTAACCGAACTGTGCACTGCTGAGCGCTTTGATCCACTCACCAATAGATGGATTCCCATTATGCCCATGAAGTCAAAAAGAAGTAAG GTAAATCTTGCTGCTGTCGGTGGATACCTCCTAGCCATTGGTGGATATGATGGCATCGTTCATGTTTCAACGGTAGAAGCCTTTGATCTGGATATCAACTCATGGAG atgttttggCAGCATGAAATGCCGACACCCAGGTGGAGGTGTCACCGTGATCCAAATGACCCCAGAAGATAAGGAATTCTTTGAATCCCATTGGAGCAGATAA